A stretch of Nymphalis io chromosome 29, ilAglIoxx1.1, whole genome shotgun sequence DNA encodes these proteins:
- the LOC126779694 gene encoding histone H2A, whose product MSGRGKGGKVKGKAKSRSNRAGLQFPVGRIHRLLRKGNYAERVGAGAPVYLAAVMEYLAAEVLELAGNAARDNKKTRIIPRHLQLAIRNDEELNKLLSGVTIAQGGVLPNIQAVLLPKKTEKKA is encoded by the coding sequence ATGTCCGGTCGCGGTAAAGGAGGCAAAGTCAAGGGGAAGGCAAAGTCACGTTCCAACCGTGCCGGTCTTCAGTTTCCCGTCGGACGTATACACAGACTGCTGAGGAAGGGTAACTACGCGGAGCGCGTCGGTGCCGGTGCACCGGTATACCTCGCGGCCGTCATGGAATACCTCGCCGCCGAAGTTCTCGAGTTGGCCGGCAACGCTGCCCGCGACAACAAGAAGACTAGGATTATACCGAGACATCTTCAGTTGGCGATCCGTAACGACGAGGAGCTTAACAAGTTACTCTCGGGCGTGACGATCGCACAAGGCGGCGTCCTCCCCAACATCCAAGCCGTTCTGCTGCCCAAGAAGACCGAGAAGAAGGCATAA
- the LOC126779691 gene encoding histone H2B, whose amino-acid sequence MPPKTSGKAAKKSGKAQKNISKSDKKKKKHKRKESYAIYIYKVLKQVHPDTGISSKAMSIMNSFVNDIFERIAAEASRLAHYNKRSTITSREVQTSVRLLLPGELAKHAVSEGTKAVTKYTSSK is encoded by the coding sequence atgcCGCCCAAGACTAGCGGAAAGGCCGCCAAGAAATCGGGCAAAGCTCAGAAGAATATCTCCAAATCGgataagaagaagaagaagcatAAGAGGAAGGAGAGCTACGCCATCTACATTTACAAAGTACTGAAACAGGTTCATCCCGACACCGGTATCTCGAGTAAGGCCATGTCGATCATGAACTCGTTCGTGAACGACATCTTCGAGCGCATCGCCGCCGAGGCTTCTCGTCTCGCTCACTACAACAAGCGATCGACGATCACATCGAGGGAGGTACAGACGTCGGTGAGGCTGCTTCTACCCGGCGAGCTCGCCAAGCACGCCGTGAGCGAAGGCACTAAGGCCGTAACGAAGTACACGAGCTCTAAGTAA